A region of the Styela clava chromosome 1, kaStyClav1.hap1.2, whole genome shotgun sequence genome:
CGTCAAAGTAAACCCAGGTCGTTGTGTGGAGATTGTTCAAAGTATTGTTCGTTTTACTTTTGAGGTAACTTTCAACAGAcgtatttttatattcaagaaTATGTTTATTTCAGCCTGCTTAGAAATGCGGAATAGGTCgctataaatatgtatattgaTTTTTTAACTGGTTCGTGTCCACAGCACACAACACAATGTGAAGAGTTTTTAGATCTTGGAGAGTAAAATTAACGCTTGCCTTTAAAAATATCGAATAGGTGTGTGAAGCATTTTTACCAAATGGTATCCATCTTCACCTGTTTTTATTTAAACAGGCATCTCCGATGTCTCTTAAAGCAGGAAAACTGATTTCGGCCATTCCTATTGGCCATATGAGGTCGGCCAAATTGGCAAATGACGAATCAAAAGTAAGTTCGGtcactaaaaataaatatagtatTGACTGACAGTAATTAAGATAAAACACTTCCAGATAGGGGAAATGCAAATTAACATAAAGTTCAGACatggtttctttatttttgtatttggttAAGTGGTATAACGCGTATCCAAACCCCTTTTTTGTACCTTCATCTTAGTGAGTCCCCATGCTAAGCGTGCACGTATATAAACTACCGCTAAGACTAACTTTTTGAATgcctattttttaaaatattcagccGAAAAAAGAAATTGTTTCATCTAGCAATTTGACAGATCTTAAAACATTGGGTTGCAAAAGAGATGAAACGTTAGTTCAGTCAAGGGtaggttgattttattattcgtAATTCGCAAATTTCTGTGTCAACTAaaaactatatatttttttgttttctgtatTTTAAGAATTATCAGGAGAACAGATTCCATCAAACTATGTATGTAtcttttttcatttgaataaaatatatatgttgaaaatccaatatattattcacgtttctgttttatttcagggAAATTGCAAAACTTAAACAACAGAACGAGAgaacgaaaataaaaatcaaacgaCAGATTCAGGTGATATATCGACGATCATGgctgacaaatattttactcgaAAATAAAAACGATTAGAAAGTTCATATACAAATATTCAAagtataattaattaattaagcgCAAACAATAAACCAATTGTCcatatcaaaacaaaaactgatCAAAATGTGATCGACTTTTAGGAACGACATGAAATGGCGCAGGACAGAAGCCATCGATTCACTAATCCGAAGGTCAGTTATATTTATTCTAACACACATACTCTAATCATTCATCAATTTTGGCTGCTTTTTACTATGCTCTGCACTGCTTATTTACTATGCTCTAATATTGTAATAGACACTCATGGATTTCATTTTTAGACACCGTGTTTTGTTAACTGCGAGGTTAATAAATCGGCGATTCATAGCAGTCCTACAAATGTGAGATCTGCTTCAAACGAAGTTAAACGTGaatcaaaagtaagtatattCATCGGATgtattgtgataaaaaaaaattacattttatttctttaatATTCAACAATAATTAATGAGTAAAATTTGAGCGAAAAAGGGGATTTTTATGATAATTCCTATTTTTAATCCGTTTCATTTCTTATTTCAAGTGCTTTCCTGGAGAAAACGACGTCCGGCCACGTCTGTGAGtataatatctattttttcatttattaatatgattgaaattttgGGTAACGAATTTAAAGTACTTCtcttttttaagtggatttgtAAGATTCAaggaaaagaataaaaaaaggaTGGAGACAATCAGGAGGCGGAGAGAGGTAAAATAATAACAGAAacatcaaaaaaaattatttcaaaatttgaaaaaaattattcgaaaagTTTTTACAAGCTGATATAGAAAATTGCATGTTTTCACTGGAGTGGGAGCAGGATTTGCATTTTCTAAATTCCCCAGAGTCGAagtttttgttacaaaaattcGATTATTCCGGATTTCATAGCTGGAGTGGGAGTCGGTCCTGAAATATGGTCCGAGTCCGGATGCGTCAGGCGGAGTCGATTTGAATTCTCTCCGGCTCTAAATCCCtgtaaaagtaaaaaatgatTTCCATCCTTTTAGGAACTCGAAGAAAGAGTTCGGCAGATGGATGAAGACCTCAGAATATCCAAAATGAAGGTctggtatttatttatttatactagatttttttactttttctccATTTCAACTTTAAACTTTGGATCAATATTTCTATCTTAAGTTTGTATGAAAAATGTCTTATTCTATTTTTGAGTTTAGTGTTTTGATAACTTTTTTGACCAAACTTCATTATGGTTTTATTATTGCCATCTAAGCACCTTTTCGAACAGATTTGAAGAATATTATTTGGTAAAGCAATCACTCGCACATTTCATGTTTGACACAGTTAGAATCACGAATATTCTAAAATCTATTccgcttatttttttttttagcttgaACGATCTAATTCAGGGAATACTGTAAAACATCATCAAACCGAAGTTGGTAAGTATCATAGTCCATTTCGCTATGTTAAAATATCAACTCAATTTTATCTGAATATGACGACATTTGTGTTATTTAGATTTATTAGTTTGCCGCAAAATAGAAAGTGTATTTGTGAGATTTGGTTGGGTCATAGCCCAAGTTCGTGAGACAAAATAAGATATAACTGCTAAGATTAAGATGATAATAATTGCTGAGTCAAGTAATTagaatgtaataaaaatatgaagatggAAGGATTTAGTCTGTCTAATTTTGGTTATGCGCATACGAAGTAGACAAGGAGAAAGGATCTGCAGTTTAACATAATATCCTAGTACCCAACGTAGTTCAAACTGATGGTTACAAATTAGTATCGTGGAAATTCCATTACGATTTCGATTGGTGCTAATTCTAGCAtattaaaacatatttaaaaagataaaattaTCATTCGAATCGCATGggatacaatattttataaaatactacaaaaattcaaaagatCAATATCCCTATCTCATATTTACAGGTGACAGCAGAAACAGGGAATGCCGAAACTCCCAGCAATGTTTTCCGCCATAACCACTGGGTCACCAATCCACATACATTTGCatatttgtgtgtcttgattTTTTTATATGCACTTATTTCTCTGTAATTtagcataaatatatatataaacataattATCGGATTTGATATCCTTTATTTGGGTGAATTTTTGTAAATGTAATAGTTGAATCAGTGTTTTCAGCTGGGTTGCTCGACCTAAAAGGGAAATTGACTTTTGAACTATCGGAAAGAACTTGACTACTTTCCTCCTTGACTTCTTCTCTTTTTTCGCcaaaatgattttttctgtCTTATTCCACATATTCACACCTTAATTTTTTTGGGGGGCCTCGCCGATTGAccttatttattatattttttactttaaCTTCTCAATGCTTAATTTTTTCATTCCTTTTTTATTCGTA
Encoded here:
- the LOC144425848 gene encoding uncharacterized protein LOC144425848 isoform X2 → MSSVNVVNTTNKKCIESFSTKVSKFQSTNCNPMQQFDPLRNGNFTGVISMRKTLRNYLQQTRMAWEQSSLLWASNVKVNPGRCVEIVQSIVRFTFEASPMSLKAGKLISAIPIGHMRSAKLANDESKPKKEIVSSSNLTDLKTLGCKRDETLVQSRNYQENRFHQTMEIAKLKQQNERTKIKIKRQIQERHEMAQDRSHRFTNPKTPCFVNCEVNKSAIHSSPTNVRSASNEVKRESKCFPGENDVRPRLGFVRFKEKNKKRMETIRRRREELEERVRQMDEDLRISKMKLERSNSGNTVKHHQTEVGDSRNRECRNSQQCFPP
- the LOC144425848 gene encoding uncharacterized protein LOC144425848 isoform X1 translates to MGIACCKCTNGDNDETINKKKKMTKTQRRRWLRRRKTDGEIFQSTEPTRESLDAEKRETGRIAFKKQQLSLNGTFGRRNTLKPLRIYLGNRLQETQRVWETKLLWASDLRSNYTALLLRGLVLSSRRTRHVTRVNGLMSSVNVVNTTNKKCIESFSTKVSKFQSTNCNPMQQFDPLRNGNFTGVISMRKTLRNYLQQTRMAWEQSSLLWASNVKVNPGRCVEIVQSIVRFTFEASPMSLKAGKLISAIPIGHMRSAKLANDESKPKKEIVSSSNLTDLKTLGCKRDETLVQSRNYQENRFHQTMEIAKLKQQNERTKIKIKRQIQERHEMAQDRSHRFTNPKTPCFVNCEVNKSAIHSSPTNVRSASNEVKRESKCFPGENDVRPRLGFVRFKEKNKKRMETIRRRREELEERVRQMDEDLRISKMKLERSNSGNTVKHHQTEVGDSRNRECRNSQQCFPP